A window from Prinia subflava isolate CZ2003 ecotype Zambia chromosome Z, Cam_Psub_1.2, whole genome shotgun sequence encodes these proteins:
- the HADH gene encoding hydroxyacyl-coenzyme A dehydrogenase, mitochondrial, producing the protein MAFATRHFVRAASSDAATADAKKLLIKHVTIIGGGLMGAGIAQVAAASGHTVVLVDQSDDILKKSTKGIEESLKRVAKKKFADKPEAGTEFIKKTLKNLTTSTDAASVVHSTDLVIEAIVENLEVKNELFKTLDKFAPEHAIFASNTSSLQITKMANATTRQDRFGGLHFFNPVPMMKLVEVIKTPMTSQKTFESLVDFSKAVGKSPVSCKDTPGFIVNRLLVPYMMEAVRLFERGDASKEDIDVAMKLGAGYPMGPFELLDYVGLDTSKYIIDGWHSLEPNNPLFAPSPLLNKLVEEKKLGKKTGEGFYKYK; encoded by the exons ATGGCCTTCGCCACCCGCCACTTCGTGCGCGCCGCCTCCTCCGACGCCGCCACGGCGGACGCCAAGAAGCTGCTGATCAAGCATGTCACGATCATCGGCGGCGGCCTCATGGGCGCCGGCATCGCCCAG gTTGCAGCAGCCAGTGGTCATACTGTGGTGTTAGTTGACCAGTCAGATGACATCCTTAAAAAGTCTACAAAAGGAATTGAAGAGAGTTTGAAAAGAGTGGCAAAGAAGAAGTTTGCGGATAAGCCTGAG GCTGGTACTGAGTTCATCAAGAAGACCTTGAAGAACCTCACAACAAGCACAGATGCAGCATCAGTGGTCCACAGCACGGATTTGGTGATAGAAGCCATTGTGGAGAACCTGGAAGTCAAAAATGAACTCTTCAAGACACTGGATAAGTTTGCTCCAGA gcaTGCGATATTTGCAAGCAACACTTCATCCTTGCAAATCACAAAGATGGCAAACGCAACCACCAGGCAGGACCGATTTGGTGGTCTCCATTTCTTCAATCCTGTGCCTATGATGAAGCTTGTGGAG GTCATCAAGACTCCAATGACCAGCCAAAAGACTTTTGAATCGCTTGTGGATTTCAGTAAAGCAGTAGGAAAGAGTCCTGTCAGTTGTAAG gATACTCCAGGGTTTATTGTAAACCGTCTCTTGGTGCCATATATGATGGAAGCTGTCCGACTTTTTGAGAGAG GAGATGCATCAAAGGAAGATATTGATGTTGCTATGAAGCTTGGGGCTGGCTATCCCATGGGTCCATTTGAACTGCTGGACTATGTTGGGTTGGATACCAGTAAATACATTATAGATG gATGGCATTCATTAGAGCCCAACAATCCTCTTTTTGCACCCAGTCCACTCCTGAATAAACTGGTAGAAGAAAAGAAGCTGGGTAAAAAGACTGGAGAAGGATTTTACAAATACAAATGA